The nucleotide window TAGGCCCCAAATAGAAAGAACTTGGTGTGTGCAGAGGAGCCCAGCAGGGTTggacactgacacaaacaaaaGAACAGGAATGGTTTACAGTGTGAGCATGATTATGCGGTTTGCATATTCACTGTTCAACAACTCATGTTGCATCCGTGTGCATTTACCACAGTCTACATTGTAGGATTGAAAAGGAGAACTTAAATCCAGTAAATAAGTAGAGTACACAAGTGTCCACCAACGAGGAAAATATCATGATGGGGTCAACCCATTTGGTGGGTCTAAACTTATAGAGCTTAAAGCTCCGTAATAATTAAAACATCTGGTTGGGGTTACCCTGTTTAGGTCGTGTCCATTTACTCAAAGGGGGCAAAGAAAGGTGTCGAAACAGAACAGGACAAACGACCAGAAAACCCACACAGGATGGGAGCAAATCATGTGTACAGAATGGTGCAAGGTGAACATTTTGAAATCCAGCAGcatgtattttttaaacatcCGGGCGTGTTTCGAGCATCGAGACAAACCAAGACGGCGCTCTACAGTAGGGTGTCATCTGTGCATCCCCCCTCCAGGCCGTAGCGGAACTCTTGGAGGTTGGAGACCCCGTAGAAGTGGACGCAGGCGGCCGCCACCACCAGAACATGGAATATCTGATGGGAGTGAAACTGTGGAGAGAACAGAGCTGGCTTAGAACACACTTCCCCTGCGCTTGGAGCACAAATTAAAAGCATAATACATGATTATCTTGTAtcatcaaaaaaatatataattggataaaagcatttgaaagatctctctctctctctcacacacactcacactcacacacacacacacacacacacacactttacattaCAAACGTACCCAGATGTCACACTTCCCGGGGAAGTAGCGCTCCGGGATCCTGGCTGCGTACAGCCCTGCCCCAGTGATGTACATGGCTCCCATCAGGTAGAACCAGCCCATCTGGCCCACCGTGGTGGCCTTCACGAAGCCCTCCTCGATGGTAAAGTGCATGGTTGGCACGATGCCGCTGAGCCCCAAGCCCATGAACacgcctgggggagggggacgacACGCAGCCAAAGATTTAGAGGTTACCCCAAAgcgcacacactgacaaaaaACAAACTCAACGATAATTACAAATGTTTCACTCCTATATGGAAAataaaaatcttctttttttaataaaagccatttttttttcaaaacattaCCATTGGACTAAGGCAAAGGAATACTATAAGATCATATTATATAATACATGCTTTATGCATAAATTATGCTGGTTCTAGTTATAACTACAAATGTTTGACGCCTGACTCTCATCAAAAGTCCCACTCCATGTTTAGCCGTCGTTAATCATTCCCCAGGTGAGCGGATGCGTAAAGGGGGTACCTGCTCTGGTGGGCCTGTGACGAGGTGTGGAGAAGCGGTCCCACTGGGCCACGATGATGGCGGCGATGCCCAGGACGCACACGATGGTGAGGTAGATGaggcggggctggggggagcAGTAGAAGGAGTAGTAGAGCCACGGCACGAAGGAGCCCATGATGAGCAGAGCGATGCCCGAGTAGTCCAgtctgaggagacaggaggTAAAGAACGTAAAGAACACAGTCGTTTACTGGGCCTGTCCAACATGTAAATGTCTGTAATGTCATTCTACTCTGCTAACACATGTGTACATTGAATAAATAGGCAGCAACTTGAATTCAAAGaacagaaatgtgttgtgataACAGGAGCTGGGTAAAAACACAGAGAGCTTTGTAAAAACACAGAGAGCTTTGTAAAAACACAGAGAGCCTTGTAAAAAAAACCAAAGCTTTGTGAAAACCCACATAGCTTTGTAAAAAACCCCAAATCAGTGTAAAAAAACAGAGCTATGTAAAATCACAAAGAACTGTGTCAAAAACCAGAGAGCTGTGTAAAATCACAAAGAGCtttgtaaaaacacacagagctgTGCAAAAAACATGCAAAGCCGCGTAGAAACACAGGTAGCTGCGAAACGTACTTGGAGAAGGTGCGAGACACTTTCTCGGAGTGGCAGTACACGGTGTGGAAGAGCCAGGAGAAGCTGAGACACAGGACGGCGCCCAGGAAGAACATCCCGAACACCACCTTCTCTTGCAGCGGGGCCATGAAGTACACGTTGGGTCTCAGCAGGGTCAGCGTCCCCAGGCAGATGAACATGATCAGCCCTGCAGGTCACAAACCACTTCATCACCGCTGCTCTAACAACACTCATGCACATGGAGATAGATCCTTTAACCCATCAGCAGTTGGGTCCGATATGTGCCTAAATGCTCTGCTTCAACAGGGCACCGAGTTCTAGAAGATCCATCCTGCTGTTCAAAGAGCGGCCCTTTACATGAGCCCATGACAACACACGGGTCAGACTCACCCACTAAGTGGGTCCAGATGTTGCCGGTCTCTGTGTGAATTCTGAAGATGCTGCCGAAGCAGGCGCGGAACGAGGGCATGGGCGGTCTGTGTCCGTGCAAGAGGTAGTCGTTGTCCTTCAGCCACTCCGGGAGCACGTGGAAGGGGATGACCCTCCAGCGGCCCTCCCAGACCTGAGGAACGCCGGTCGTTAGTCACAGAGCTCCTCAAGGTAGTAAACAATCAGACCGTTTCACCAGTCAGCCGAGACAACAGGTGAGCAGGTGAGTCAGAGTTCATTCATAGCGACGCCCGTCTTTTAAGGCCGCAGCACGGGCAAAAGTCAAACCACAGCCTTCACCTTGTGGGACAATAAAGTTAATCTTTATCTTCTTAAATCTAAAACAGGCCAGCCTAGTTTAACAGCCTGACATCTGGTTCACTCCCCAACGTCCTTTATGAATCACAAAAACCGACCCGACTTAACAAGAGTACATTTCAGTGCATTGGTGGTGTTTCTAATAGTGTAtcaaatacatttaagattGACATTTGTTATTAGGGGTGAGCTACGGGTGTATGATGTTGAAAGACCCGACACACCCAATGACCCATCGTTCCATCCCTGATGATGTGTCTAAGTGCATCAATAGATGTATATCAAACTGTTGTTAACTGCAAAAGCACTCGGTCATTACTTTGTGAACGaactcctccatcttctccatgGCATGGTGCGCCTGGAGAGGCAAGGTGAGCACCTCTCCCAcctcgtcgtcgtcctcgtcaTCCTCGCCCAGCATGGCCGCCCCCTTCAACACACACCGAGAACCATGACACCCGGGCCGATCgcatttgtattttctgtaAACAGTCGTGGACACACTCTAGCCGGGTCTCACCTCGGTGTGCAGGCCTTTAGAACCCGTGGGTCTTCCCCCTTCCTCTAGCAGCGGTCCCAGCTCCATCAGAGCCACGTCGGGGACCTGGGAGTCCTCTGAGATCCGGCAGTCTGCATCGCTGGCAGATCCGTTTCGGCCTGACATAGGAAGGCTGCCTGATGACTTATTCAGAGCCTGTATTCCGCCGGGCGGTCCTGGACGACTTCTGCCAGAGCCGTAAACAAACAAGCAGGGATCAGTGAAAGctgattaaaaaagaaaaatgacaaAATTAAACGGGCTATAAATAAAACAGCCGGTGATGCCTTTCCTGATCTTGACTCTAGTGGATAGTTCAAATCAAAACCACCAGCAAAGCTGATGCATTTGAATGTGTTAACTAGATAGGCTTGCAATAAAAATATGTATGGAATAGTTTGACAAATAGCTGCAAATTACAATAAACCGGAGAGTTATGATAATAAAACAGAAATTTATGCCAATAAACCAAAAAGTGATGCCAATAAACCAGAAAGTGATCAAAGGAGCACTTTCCAGTGAACAAGGTACGACAATAACACGGGACGGGTTGTTGTCGCACCTTCCTCACTGGAGACTGTCGGCTCCTTCGATCACTTTTTGCTTTAATGTCATCACTTTGTTGACGTGCTCTATAGATACCACACGTTGTGGTACGTCTGATCTCACCCGTCGGTGAATGTGTTGTCCGTGTTATTTGATGTGGTGCTAGCCTCGTTACCTCGCAGCTAGCCTGTCCTGCAGCCGACGGAGGGGCGCGCAGATCTCAATCTTTAGGAACCCGGCGCACTACTAAACATTTCTAGTTCACCCAAACGCGTTCACGTAGACGGATGGAAGTGTGCTAAAGGGCAGTTGTTACCTGATAAGGTAGCGTACACACCAGGTACATGAATTATCAATAACGAAATAGGATCTTTGCGGAAGTGAGAACGCTTCCGCGAAGATGAGAGCGACGCGTATCAAAGTAAGAGTCCCGTGGTCCACAGCTGGGAGGAGACTATCGACACATGACAAAATAAGAGCTATACGACGCACTTTttgcaatacaatgtacaatcatccattttttttacgttttaatGTCTCTTCCTTGTCGTATTAGTATGTTTTAAATGGCTACATTATGTATTTCCACCTCCTTAATTTGCTGTTGTGGATCATGGTTTGTGCGTGTCGGTGAAATAAGATGGATTCAGCTTTTATCTATGAAATACTCGTTTATAAAGTCAATTAAATAAACATAGTTAAACATTGTGCCACGGTTTCattttattgatatttttttacaacacggtaaatatataaaaactACTTTTCTAGCATCATCTCTAAACTCCTacagcaacaaaataaatacaacttatAAAAACACAAGTAAAGAAGCATTAATAAGGTaacaatgtattttctttttttacacctATATACACTGTACTCATCAGAGATTGTAAATTCTGGTTACAGTCTTTTACATTCAGCTCAATGTATTTATGTACGTTTAAAACATTGACGGGTCCAGTGGTGTGAATCCTAATAAATTAAGGAATAAATAGCATTCTGGAAGACACATGTCGTTCGGTCATGGTCATGTCAAACATCCACTCACAGAATGTACCTTGTCTAAACCCTTAGTGTCTGTGAAGTCTTcgtaaagtttttttttacagattcTCAATCTGCATATCTTATTCTTTATCAGGCTTCATCGGGAGGTGAAATAATTTCATACCATGCATTGTATTTTCACTATAAAGATCCATGCAGATTTATTGAACTAGTATGTTGGGAAGATTTCCACGGTTTGGATGCATGAACCAAGGACCCAAAATGCGAGGGGCAGAATTCATATTATACTGATTATACCTTCCATTTCTTTAATTTTACCTAAAGTGTTTGCGgtcaatattaatataaatgacTTGATTTTGGTGTAGAAATATTCCAAAAGTGAATGTGAGTATCTCTGCTATCAGTCATGTAGGATAATAATATCAGACCACAATAACATCGCTCTACCGAGTTAGTTTAGGAATGGAATAAAGAACAACTAAACATTTGATTGCCATGATTGTTAAGTCACATTATCTAAATTTCATATTTTCAGTGATTATATTACACGCATTCTGTATGCTATGACATACCTATAATAAACTACAACTAGTTACCATGGAGAAGCAGGCATTGCCCTAAGGCCTTCGGCAGATCAACTATCCATCTGTCAGGTTTCATTCCCCAGGAATTACGATTGTTAGGAAGTCAAATCATCTGAAACGTcatgtagaaaaaaaaataaacagcgaCTACATCATGCCCGGACTCCCACAGCTCAGCGCATAGGAAGCGTCTTCTCTCCTGGTCTGCGAACACCGTGGGGGTCCCGCGTGGGCCCTCAGACCTGACTGACAGCCCTCGAGAAGTCCTCTGCGAGCCAGCGTCGGGGCCCCTCGTCCAGGGGCCACTGCTGGGCTTGGGGTTTCAGGACCTATTGATCAGATGCACGGCAATTAGAATCTGCTTTTTAATACGTTTCAATCTTAACATTACTTATCTTGTtggatataaaacaaaatgtaattgtATCACCTAGCTCAGTGGTTCTAAAATGGGGGTACTTTGGAGTACTGAaggggggaaataaataaaaataataattcattctTGGAAGCTAGACAAAAGAGATTAGAGAGAAGTTAGCCAACAGAGGAGAAATTAGGGGAGTAATTAGCCAACAGTTGCATGAAGAACAGGTCCATGTTTCTCACTActtttaatgttcatgtttacagaGCCAAATATAACAtacatacattatttatgttcatTTTATTAATTTACTCCCAACATTTTTTTGTGCCGGTGAAGAGGGtactcagctgataaaatatcTTAGGAGGTACGGTACACTAGTAGAAtcagtttgagaaccactgatctaGCTTATTCAATCATCATTCATCTACTCATTCAATCATCATTCATCTACTCATTCAATCATCATTCATCTACTCATTCAATCATAATTCATCTACGCATTCAATCATTTTTCATCTATTCATTCAACCATCGCACATATATTCAATCAACCATCTTTCATCTATTCTTTCAATCATCTTTCATATATTCATTCAATCATCTTTCATATATTCATTCAATCATCTTTCATATATTCAGTCAATCATCATTCATCTACTCATTCAATCATCATTCATCTAATCATCTTTCATGCATTCATTCAATCATCTTTCATATATTCAGTCAATCATTATTCATCTACTCATTCAATCCTCTTTCCTCCATTAGTGGGTTCTCTCCTGACCTGCTCCTGATACCTTTGATTGTGGGCGAGGGGGGACCCCCAGTCCGGTACCGCCTTCACGCGGACCGCCCCCTGCCGGTCCAGGGAGCGGGGACGCGGCGCTCTGAGCTGGTTCCGGTGGTGCCAGGACTTGAGCTGGTCGTCCACCAGCACGCGGGGGCGGGGGCCCCCGTCGGACCGGTAGCGCTGGGGCTCCCACAGCGACGGGGTGCGGGCGAGCCTCCCCTCCTGGGGGGCCCGCCGGGGGCCCGTCACAGAGGGGGCCTCGGCGTACATGTAGTCCCGTCTGTTGTTGGGAGCGGCCTGGGGGCCGTGGTACCCCCGGGACAGGTCCAGGTTCCGGGCGTACGCCACGTCCCCGGGGTAGTGGTGGGGGTTGGAGCTGGGACCAGACTGGTAGCGGGGGGGGCCCTGGTGGTAGAGGCCGGACCCCTGGAAGGCATGCACGCCGGGCACGCCTTGGGGGCCCGGGTGCTGGAAGGGTCTGGCTCTGGGGAAGTCCCTCTGCGGCTCCTGGCAGACGGAGCCCGACCGCGGGGTGGAGCAGTGGTCCGAGTAGCCGTCCTCAGAGTTCGCCTGGTTTCCACGGAAGGGGGGGTACCCCCTGGGGGTCTCTGGGGGTCCATAGTGGCCTGGAGGGTACCCCCTAGTGGTCTCTGGGGGTCCATAGTGGCCTAGAGGGTACCTACTGGTCTCTGGGGGTCCATAGTGGCCTGGAGCGTACCTAGTGGTCTCTGGGGGTCCATAGTGGCCTTGAGGGTACCCCCTTGTGCTCTCTGGGGGTCCATAGTGGCCTTGAGGGTACCCCCTTGTGCTCTCTGGGGGTCCATAGTGGCCTTGAGGGTACCTAGTGGTCTCTGGGGGTCCATAGTGGCCTTGAGGGTACCCCCTTGTGCTCTCTGGGGGTCCATAGTGGCCTTGAGGGTACCTAGTGGTCTCTGGGGGTCCATAGTGGCCTTGAGGGTACCCCCTTGTGCTCTCTGGTGGTCCATAATGGCCTGGAGGGTACCTCATGGTCTCTGGTGGTCCATATTGTCCTTCAGGGTTCCTAGTGGTCTCTGGGGGGCCATAGCGGTCTGTAAGGTTCTCTGGGGGTCCATAGAGTCCTTCAGGGTACCCCCGAGTGGACTCTGGGACTGTGGATCCATACTGGTTCACAGGGTTCTCCCCGGCGTTCTCCGGAGTTCCATAGTGGCTTGCAGGACTCCCTCCCGCGGTCTCTGGTTCTATGGGTTCATACTGGTCGGCAGGGTTCTGTGGGGAACCATACTGGTCCGCAGGGTTCTGTTGGGAACCATACTGGTCGGCAGGGTTCTCTGGTGTTCCACACTGGTCAGCAGGGTTATCTGGTGTTCCATACTGGTCTTCAGGGTTCTGTGGGGAACCATACTGGTATGCAGGGTTCTGTGGTGAACCATACTGGTATGCAGGGTTCTGTGGTGAGCCATACTGGTCGGCAGGGTTCCCCCCAGCAGTGTCTGGCGTTGTGACAGAGCAGTCCGTCAGGCGTCTCCTGGCAGATCGCGGGCgacctcttctctcctccaggGGAGCTTCAGGGTTGGAGATCCTGTGAAGAAAGGCAGGAGttgattttttaaacatttagcACATTTGGAGTTTAAATATGTGTAGCTGGTGGGGTCATGGGGTCGATGGGGTCGTGGGGTCATGGCTGTGGACCCTACCTGAGGGAGAGGTGTCGATGGAGGCGTGGCTCCGGATTAGTAGGGCTGCCATTGGCCAGGCGGTCACACAGCTGCAGCTGGGCCAGCTGCTGTGGCAGGCTGGGGTTTCCAAGGCAGGCTTCCAGGGGCGGGAGGACctggctggaggcggggctacTAGACCACccaggagggagaagaagagctTAGTGAGGGTGTGACGGAGAGGGGATCTCATCAAGGGTGACACAAGGCATGGCGCACAGCACGCCTGAACCACCGGTCTCTGAGAAATAAAGTATCATCTCATCCTCCTGGATACATTTTCGATGACAATTAAGAACCATAGTATctaaaataattagaataaaatGTGAAGTGCATTTTATAGCGTATATATAATGTGTACtttctagagctgtcagttaaacgcgttattaacggcgttaacgcaaaccaaatttaacggcgttaaattttttatcgcgcgattaacgcaattattttataaaaaaaaaaaaaaaaaaacttttttttttttttttttcctttggctcaaaacaaagaagcagtagcctgactgctatgttcaaatgacatttgttcaaagcagtcgtttaattgcactataggctctttttttgtatcgtcctgttttgatcagtgtatatgccaatgttgttatcattaaaaatcatttgcacaaggcaagccgatgcacttcaccatgttgataagagaattaaaatgagaagaattatgggacaaaaaaatcaagggatatttagcatagaaaaagaatttgtgattaatcgcgattaattagagttaactatgacattaatgcgattaatcacgattaaatattttaatcgcttgacagctctagtactTTCCTTAAAATCGACATAAAGAGTAAAGTAAACaccagaccaaaaaaaaacaaaaaaaacactagaACACGAATGACCAGCAGAGGGAGCCAGTGAGCCGAGGAGCCTTGGTACCTGGCCGCGCTCTTCGTGCTGGAGCGGTTCTTCTTGGTCTTCTGGAAGGGCTGGTCCAGGCTGGACTCCGACCAGGGGGAGGGCTGAATGGGCGGGGCCTCAGACTCGGGGTTGGAGGAGAAGCTCAGCATGGAGTCCAGCCCCGGGGAGCCGGCTCTCCCGGGCGTGAGCAGGCCCGGAGGGAGCTGGCTGGGGCTGAGCAGGCTGGGGGTGCGCCTGATTTGCGTGTGGTGGCTCAGGGTGCGTCGGATGGGCGTGAGCTGGCTCGGCGTGCGTTTGACCGGCGGCGTGCGAGGCTGCGTGGCCATGGGGAAGGACACGAGGGAGGAGTTGGcgctggaggggggagacgacGCGTGGAAGGACTGAGGGAGGGGGTCCTGCTCCTGACCCGGAGGTCCCGAGGACGGCAGCGGAGGAGGGAGCACCTCTACGGGAAGGACGACAACGACGTTACCACGACGACCACCACATCAACGTGGGTCGAACCCCACGGCACAAAAACTTAAAAAACTTCCAACCGTTTCATGTTCACTGCAGCGCGGACAGAATCCGAAGGGACAACATGTGGTACTGATATCAAAATGAGCTCGTCGAAATCATACCTTCATCAAGGAGCGGCGAATCCGACAGAGAACTGTCGTCTGAATTCCCGAGCTCTGGAAAGCAGAATACTTTGTTTCAATAACACTGGCACAGATTTAAAAGACTCAAAAAGATTTTTCAGGACATTTATCTAATCATTTGAAGCAATGAAGTATCTAaaataatatagcctacagaaataaatacatacaattaAAGAACCTAAATAAAATAACCTAAATAGTTCCAGGGAATATTTTTCAAAATTTTTTCTAAAATCGGTAAAaccaaaatgtaaaaaacatgTTTGCTTTCTTTTGATGCAAATTTCAAATGTGAATAGAGTGTATTCCAAAAAGTCAATCTGAAGGGCACTTTAGAACATGTTTGATTGTTAAAGTCGATCTTAAGGGCActttaaaacatgtttgattGTTGAAGTCGATCTTAAAGGCActttaaaacatgtttgattGTAAAAGTCAATCTTAAGGACActttaaaacatgtttgattGTTAAAGTCGATCTTAAAGGCActttaaaacatgtttgattGTTGAAGTCGATCTTAAAGGCActttaaaacatgtttgattGTTAAAGTCATTCTTAAGGGCActttaaaacatgtttgattGTTAAAGTCATTCTTAAGGGCActttaaaacatgtttgattGTTAAAGTCATTCTTAAGGGCActttaaaacatgtttgattGTTAAAGTCATTCTTAAGGGCActttaaaacatgtttgattGTTGAAGTCGATCTTAAAAGGCActttaaaacatgtttgattgtgCCCTGCAGGGGGGGTTCGAACTCCTACCTTGGAGGGGAACATTGAAAGCAGGCAGCGGTGAggagcggccatgttggaggcGGAGCCGGAAGGCCGTCTCCTGCAGCTCCttcaccctcttctcctcccgctTGCACTGCTGCAGCCGGCTCTTCCTCACCGCCTTGTTCTGGTGCTCCTCTCGGCACAGCCGCCGCGCCGCCTCGTAGATCTTCAGCTGCAGGGCCAGCTCCGAGTCCACCAGGCTCAGAGGGGAGACCTGCTGCCAGGGCCAGACACACGCATCAGCAGCACATTGTGGTGGTGTCATGGTGTGGATAGTGATGGTAACATGTTGTAGATAGTGATGGTAACAGGTTGTGGATAGTGATGTTAACATGTTGTAGATAGTGATGGTAACATGTTGTAGATAGTGATGGTAACATGTTGTAGATAGTGATGGTAACATGTTGTGGATAGGGTTGGTAACATGTTGTGGATAGTGATGGTAACATGTTGTGGATAGTGCTGGTAACATGGTGTGGATAGTGATGATAACATGGTGTGGATAGTGATGGTAACATGAGGTGGATAGTGGTGGTAACATGGTGTGGATAGTGATGATAACATGGTGTGGATAGTGATGGTAACATGGTGTGGATAGTGATGGTAACATGTTGTGGATAGTGATGGTAACATGTTGTGGATAGTGATGGTAACATGTTGTAGATAGTGATGGTAACATGTTGTAGATAGTGATGGTAACATGTTGTGGATAGGGTTGGTAACATGTTGTGGATAGTGATGGTAACATGTTGTGGATAGTGATGATAACATGGTGTGGATAGTGATGGTAACATGGTGTGGATAGTGATGGTAACATGTTGTGGATAGTGATGGTAACATGGTGTGGATAGTGATGGTAACATGTTGTGGATAGTGGTGGTAACATGGTGTGGATAGTGATGATAACATGGTGTGGATAGTGATGGTAACATGTTGTGGATAGTGATGGTAACATGTTGTGGATAGTGGTGGTAACATGGTGTGGATAGTGGTGGTAACATGGTGTGGATAGTGATGGTAACATGT belongs to Gadus morhua chromosome 13, gadMor3.0, whole genome shotgun sequence and includes:
- the adipor1a gene encoding adiponectin receptor protein 1a, producing MSGRNGSASDADCRISEDSQVPDVALMELGPLLEEGGRPTGSKGLHTEGAAMLGEDDEDDDEVGEVLTLPLQAHHAMEKMEEFVHKVWEGRWRVIPFHVLPEWLKDNDYLLHGHRPPMPSFRACFGSIFRIHTETGNIWTHLVGLIMFICLGTLTLLRPNVYFMAPLQEKVVFGMFFLGAVLCLSFSWLFHTVYCHSEKVSRTFSKLDYSGIALLIMGSFVPWLYYSFYCSPQPRLIYLTIVCVLGIAAIIVAQWDRFSTPRHRPTRAGVFMGLGLSGIVPTMHFTIEEGFVKATTVGQMGWFYLMGAMYITGAGLYAARIPERYFPGKCDIWFHSHQIFHVLVVAAACVHFYGVSNLQEFRYGLEGGCTDDTLL